In the Colias croceus chromosome 1, ilColCroc2.1 genome, TAGAATATTTAAGATTTCTTTTCATATAGCATTTCGTAAGTAACatgactataatattataagtatgcGACGTGTTAccaaaaaactgttatttaCCATTTTTGGTTTACTTTGTATTGGGCTCTATTGTGAGTTtctcatatattatgtagtcgTTGTTCAGGTATTACTAAATATTAGTACTAAATTCCACATacttaataatacaatttaatactATCATATATTATTTCCTAATGTACAATATTTTCAGTGTAGTTGGCCAAAACTAGTAAACTCCACTGGGCCAGTTTTAAAAGCGTTTATTTTAGCAGATACTCATTTATTGGGTCCTTACAGAGGACATTGGCTAGATAAGTTGAGAAGAGAATGGCAAATGCATCAAGCATTTACAGCCATTATAAATACACACCAACCTGATGTTGTGTTTGTATTgggtaattattaatatatagataatttttactttattttactactatgtcctttataaaattagttatttataaagaaacaaTTGTTATAGGAGACCTTTTTGATGAAGGCGAATGGACTGATGATAAGCAATTTAATGCATATGTAGAGCGTTTTTATAGACTATTTCCTGTGCCACAGGATACAAAATTGCATGTTGTTATGGGTAATCATGACATAGGCTTTCATAACAGGTATACAAACACATTTGAATTCAAACCatcttttaattatgttaacCACAAAGTCTTCAACTTCAAAAGAAAATCTTAGAGTAAGTAAAACTGTCATTAAATCTCTCATCAAAAGAATCAATCATTAtcctaatatatttaatttaacttatgATTCCCAAATTTGGGCATTGGCCTAACACAAAATTAGTTTACTTCTCTACTTTACTTGATGATGATTCAagttctataatatttttagaataaggAAAAGGGCACTGCAAAGGTTTATAGAACTTTTAAATGCTCCAAGCGTTCAGCACTTGGTATTGAGGGGATCACACTTTGTCCTTGTTAATTCTATGGCACTACAAGGAGATTCATGCGACATGTGTGTTGAAGCAAGAAATGAAATATCTTTAATATCaagtatgtaatttttattactttttactttGTTGGTTCtaattagaaattaatagTTGCTATTATATTTCAGATAAACTGTCTAAGTGCTCTAAGGACAACAGATTTTGTGAATTTCATGgtgtacattataattattcccGACCCATACTTATgcaggtatatattttattaatttcattacaAGCTGCCCCACACAGATTAAGCTATTATCCAAACGAAAATTTTCATACTTTTGATTATATTCATGggatgtgaatttttttagcaTTTTCCACTCTATCGCGTATCCGACTCTGTGTGCACTGAACCCGATGCCCCACCATTGCcagaaagaaataaattatttagattGAAAATAGATGCACTTTCGAAAGAGGGAACAGACTTTGTGATCAAAAAACTTAAACCCAGAGCAGTGTTTGGTGGTCATACACATCATGGGTGCCTTTTAAAGCATAATTATGGTAAAATTGATTTTCTTGAATATTCTGTACCATCCTTCTCATGGAGAAATAGACCGGATCCAAAATATATGTTGGTAAGTTATAGTATCAGTTAAGTTAGCGTTATATATTGGTTTCGTTAAAGTAAGTTCCGTGTCCTAGtagggtaaggggcagatgcattattcaTATGTCTGTTTctctgatcgattttctttagggacaagtaacTGATCAGCCTtttgtgtcctgccagactgagacatttttatttcttcgtctccatcgggaatcgaacccaggacccctcggttctctgctcacgcgtcaaccactgtaccaaggaggtgGTCGATTGGTTTTGTtacttctttaaaaaattttgcCTCATGGCTTTtcgataatataatatgtagtataatatgtatacattGGTGTATTTTGTGTCTTGTAGGTGTCGATTTCTCCAAATGAGTATGCTGTCAATAAATGTGGACTGCCAATGGAAGTGACCATGATAGCCTCAGCTGTGATTATGTTTCTTTGTTTAGttgtttatgtatttagaaTTAAAACCCTTGGAAGATGACGAaaggatattaaaaaaattggaataaaatgcaattgttcaattaattttctatatcgacaataaatatttttgacaagATCAAGCACTTAAACACTTTTACATGTATGGTTTACAAAATTGACAATTTGATGttaatttacataactttATTTCACCGTTTTTTA is a window encoding:
- the LOC123699509 gene encoding metallophosphoesterase 1-like isoform X1, which produces MRRVTKKLLFTIFGLLCIGLYCEFLIYYVVVVQCSWPKLVNSTGPVLKAFILADTHLLGPYRGHWLDKLRREWQMHQAFTAIINTHQPDVVFVLETIVIGDLFDEGEWTDDKQFNAYVERFYRLFPVPQDTKLHVVMGNHDIGFHNRIRKRALQRFIELLNAPSVQHLVLRGSHFVLVNSMALQGDSCDMCVEARNEISLISNKLSKCSKDNRFCEFHGVHYNYSRPILMQHFPLYRVSDSVCTEPDAPPLPERNKLFRLKIDALSKEGTDFVIKKLKPRAVFGGHTHHGCLLKHNYGKIDFLEYSVPSFSWRNRPDPKYMLVSISPNEYAVNKCGLPMEVTMIASAVIMFLCLVVYVFRIKTLGR
- the LOC123699509 gene encoding metallophosphoesterase 1-like isoform X2, which encodes MRRVTKKLLFTIFGLLCIGLYCEFLIYYVVVVQCSWPKLVNSTGPVLKAFILADTHLLGPYRGHWLDKLRREWQMHQAFTAIINTHQPDVVFVLGDLFDEGEWTDDKQFNAYVERFYRLFPVPQDTKLHVVMGNHDIGFHNRIRKRALQRFIELLNAPSVQHLVLRGSHFVLVNSMALQGDSCDMCVEARNEISLISNKLSKCSKDNRFCEFHGVHYNYSRPILMQHFPLYRVSDSVCTEPDAPPLPERNKLFRLKIDALSKEGTDFVIKKLKPRAVFGGHTHHGCLLKHNYGKIDFLEYSVPSFSWRNRPDPKYMLVSISPNEYAVNKCGLPMEVTMIASAVIMFLCLVVYVFRIKTLGR
- the LOC123699509 gene encoding metallophosphoesterase 1 homolog isoform X3 → MHQAFTAIINTHQPDVVFVLETIVIGDLFDEGEWTDDKQFNAYVERFYRLFPVPQDTKLHVVMGNHDIGFHNRIRKRALQRFIELLNAPSVQHLVLRGSHFVLVNSMALQGDSCDMCVEARNEISLISNKLSKCSKDNRFCEFHGVHYNYSRPILMQHFPLYRVSDSVCTEPDAPPLPERNKLFRLKIDALSKEGTDFVIKKLKPRAVFGGHTHHGCLLKHNYGKIDFLEYSVPSFSWRNRPDPKYMLVSISPNEYAVNKCGLPMEVTMIASAVIMFLCLVVYVFRIKTLGR